Genomic segment of Desulfovermiculus halophilus DSM 18834:
AGACTGGCCCTATCAGCGTGATCATGAGGCGGTTCTGTGTTGTTCCCCGCACCCACGGGGATGTAACCATTCAGGGGATTTGGAAAACCTAAGAATAGACCGTCATTGCGAGCACAGCGAAGCAATCTCCTGGTTTTGTCCGGGACGGTGATGCGCTGGAGATTGCTTCGGCGAAGCCGCCTCGCAATGACGGGTGATACCAACGCTGTCATCACCCCCTGATCGAGTATGTACCGGCAAACCCCAAATTCCACAGTCAGCGTCGAAGAGCCGTAAAAATGGTCCGGGGGAAGGCTCCTCGACATTAAGGATTCGATCTCTTTACAAGTAAGCGTTCACTGGGTTTTTTCTTGTGCCTCCTCTGCGTCCTCTACGGAGAGAAGAGTAGCCCACCGCAGAGACGCTGAGGACGCAGAGAAGAGAGGGATTTTTTATTTTTCGCTGAGAGGGCGAAAAATAAATGGGCTCTGCCCTGTGGGCAAATTTTCCGTAAGGTCAGGATGTTAATAATGCTATCTTTCTGCTTGCAAAGCAGTGAGCAGTTTTATCTTTGCCGTCTATCTCAGCGGCAAAGATAAAAATAAAACTCAACTCAGCGTTCTCAGCGTCTCCGCGGTGCACCATTCCTACTCCCTGAATGGTTACGCGGGGATGATCCGCCTCAAGTTTGAAAACGATTGCCGAGAGCCGCTCCCGCCAGCTCAGGTCCTGGGCGAATCACCTGCATAACTCGAAGATATAGGCCCAAAGACATCTGAATGAGAAATTCAGGACAGGCTACCAGAGTATTATGTTTTGTGATATATAATATCGTTTTGTATTTAATAAAACTATTGGACTGTTTGTTTTTTCCTGTGCTAATGCCCAGCTTGAACGGATGCAGATCGCAGAATGCGAAAAGATAAATAACCTGAAACCGCAAAAGAAGAAAAGGTAAATGGTTATAAATAATTTCTTGTCTACCAGGCGGGATATGTAATGATTTCTGTCACTGCTGTCCAAATATCTATTTACAGGTAAAGTGCTCGCTAGCGCATGGAAATTAATATGCAAAGGAGGTATCTCTATAATGGACAGAAGAAAATTCATTAAGGCAAGCTTACAAATGGCTGCCGCTACCGGAATATTTCCAGTTCTATCCTATGCAGAATCATGGCGACTTGCACCAAATGAAAAGCAAACAAAAAAATATGTGACAGGGTGTATGTGGTGCCAGAACGGGTGTAGCATGATCGCTCACATCAAAAACGGCAGACTAGTCCACCTGACCGGCAACCCGGAAGATCCTGTGACAAAAGGAAAAATCTGCATCAAGCCTTTTGGCAGTATGGAACTTTTAAATAGCCCGAATCGTATGCTTCAGCCCTTAAAACGAACCAGTGGATATGGTCCTTCAGCGCAATTTTCAAAAATCAGCTGGGAACAGGCGTTGGACGAAATAGCAGAGAAACTGATCAGCATTCGAAAAGAATTCGGTGGTGAATCATTGGGGATTTGGGCGTCTGGCCGTAGTGCATCCGACGGTCGAAAGCTGAATAGTGCATTTGCAAAACTGTATGGTACTCCTAATTATGAAAAGACGGGTCCATTTTGCAACTATTCAGGCAAACCAGCAGGAATATCAGTGGTCGGAACAAGGAATACAGCATGGACATATAGTGATGACGATTTTTTTAATGCCGATCTCTATATTTTTGTCGGGAGTAATTTTGCTGCAACACGTCCGGTTGCATATTCCCATTTGAAACAAAGAAAAGACTTGAGGAAATGCACCATTTGTGTCATTGACCCCAGAAAATCCAAGACTGCGGAAGAGGCGGATCTTTGGTTACCCATCAAGCCCGGTTCGGACTTGGCCCTGGCACTGTGCATGATCCATACTATCATTTCAGAGGATCTTGTTGATTACGAATTTATTAATGCCCACACTATTGGGTTTGAGACTCTAAAGACTGAGATCATGGAGGGCGAATATACCCTTGCCTGGGGAGCAAAGGTGACCGGGCTTGAAAAAGAGAGCATAAGAAAGCTAGCGTCCACCTATGCGAAAACCCGAAAAGCCATCATTATAGGAAATGCAGGGCTGAGCCATCATACAAATGCTGTTCAAACCCATCGAGCATTCTATCATCTTGCCGCTATCACCGGGCACTACGGTGAAAAATCAATGGGCTATGCCTGTCTGAACAATGGTGGCATCTCCACCGGTAGCCTTGCTTTACCTAAGGAAAAAATACCTGAACAAAAAATGGAGTTGTGTAAAAATCCTGTCGGGTGGCTTGATTCCATTGAAAACCCAAATTATCCATACAGGTTGCAGGCACTGATTTCCACCGGCAGTCCGCTGACACAATGGCCGGACCAGGCAAAACTTCGCAGGCTGATGCCAAAACTGAAACTGAGCGTATACAACGGCCTGACCCGAAATATTAATGCACATTATTTTGATTACATTCTTCCTGCAGCTACCTGGATAGAAGCCGGAGGTCTCGCCCCGGTTTCAGATGACAGCCGTTTTGTATGGGTACCGAAACTTATTGAAGCACCAGGAATGGCAAAACCGGACAGATGGTGGTGGGTTGAACTGGCCAAACGCATGGGCTGGGGAGACATTTTTACGGATACATTAAAAGATCCTGTAGAATTACAGAACCTCGCTGGAGGTGCAAAAGGTTATACCGTGGAGCATTTCACTGCCAAAAAGGATAATTCCTTACGGGCACCTATAAAAATTGTCAACAAAACGGTAAAAGAAAGAGATACGCTCTTTCTTGACAAAAGGTTTGCAACCAATAGCAAAAAAATTGAATTGTGGACACAGGAACTTGAAGATAAGCTCTCCTCATACGGCCTTAGCGCTGTTCCCAGGTATTATACTGATCCTGATATTGCCCGACCCGGTGAGCCCACAATCAAATATGATACTGCCAAGCTTATTCCTTCGGCATTCCAAAAAAACAAAACCTATACAAACAGGGTTGAACTGATCAAAAAGGATAGATCAAAGGACCAGTATTCTTTCTACCTGATCACCGGCAGGCCTTCAAGCGCCATCATGGGACACACATCCCACTGGATCAAAACGCTTGACAAGGAATGCCCGGATCAATTCTGTGCCATTCACACAGACTCTGCAAAAAAACTTGGCATAAAAGATAAGGATATGCTCAATGTTCGATCCGTTTTTGGTGAAATCCGGGCAAAAGCCATGGTAACCTCTTATATCCGTGAAGACACCATTTTTATCCCTTACTCTTTTGGGAGATACAGCCCCTATCACGCCTGGCAATCTGTCAATTTTCTCACTAGTGCTCAAGCCCGGTGCCCTGTTTCAGGGCAAGTCGCATTCAAAGGAATGACAGCAGCAGTTAAAAAGGCATAATCCGTGATGAATATAAAGTTTTTAAATTTAAGCACGCTTTTTGAAAATATATTAATTCTAAACAAGGGAGGTACAAATGAAAAAAACAATTTTTATTATCACTATGATAGCAGTAATATGCATCATGGGCAGCTATTCATGGGCAAAATCAGCGCAAGGAACCATCTCAATGGATTTTGACCTGTCAGGTCATTGCACAAATGAAGTGGTAAAATTATGGATACCCTATCCAATCTCCAATGAGAGTCAGACTATTACGAAAGTGCAGGTGAGCGGTAACTACAAAACGTCTGCAGTGTATACGGATAACAAATTTCAGACCCCTATGCTGTTTGCTAAATGGGAGAAAGGTGCTTCCTCCAGAATCCTCCATTTCAGTTTTCATGTGTCCCGGAAGGAAGTAATTAAAAATAATTTCCCCAACAATGAGGCAGCCTGTTCAGTGGCTGATCATTCTAAATATCTGGCACCTAGCACTTGGGGACATTGTAAGGGCGATGTTAAAAAGCTGGCCGAAAAAATAACAAATGGCAAAAAATCAGTCCTTGCCAAAGCAAAGGCTATTTATGACTGGACTTGTGAAAACACTTACAGAGATCCAAAAACACGCGGTTGCGGCTCAGGCAATGTGTGCGAATTGCTTAAAGATCCGGGCGGAAAGTGTGTTGATATCTCTTCTGTTTTTGTTGCCCTTGCCAGGGCAGCAGGTGTTCCTGCAAGGGAAGTATTCGGTATCCGCTTGGGTAAGAAACCGGTTGTGGATATTACCGGCTGGCAGCATTGCTGGGCGGAATTCTTTTTGCCTGGATACGGCTGGGTACCTGTGGACCCAGCAGACGTTCGTAAGATGATGCTCAAGCATGATCTGAAACTTGGTGATGCCAAGACCAATGAATACCGCAGCTACTTCTGGGGTGGTGTTGATCCTTATAGGGTGAAACTTGCCCAAGGACGGGACCTTATTCTCAATCCTTCACAGAAGGGTGGAAAGATAAATTACCTGATGTACCCTTTTGCCCAGGTTGGCAACAAGACGCTGGACTGGCTTGATCCTGATACTTTTAAGTATACTATTACTTATAAACAGAATTAACTTAGCATGTCCAGAATTTAGTTATTCTTTGAAGGTTATTTGTCTATTCGTAAGGCCTCTTCCTTCAGGTAGGGGCCTTACGAGCAAGCCTGGCTGGTCAGCACCAGGCCCGCATTTGTCGCTTGGGCTTTTTTCTTCGTTCCCAGGGTCCTCCCTGGGGACGTCTTTGTCTTATGGCTCCGGCCATCTGTTTTTTTCTTCTCTGGTCTCAGGCTCTACAGAGATGGTGTAGAAGGGGGCTGGAGCCCCAAGAAAAGACGTTACGAGGGGGGACCCTCGTAGCGAAAAAACGGCTGTTACCCCAGTCGTGGTTGAATTCGTAGGGGCGAAGCTTGTCTTCGCCCACAAGGCCGAGCAGAGCGAGGCATGAATATTCCTTCTGGATTCTTGTTTTATACGAGCTCGACTATAAGCTGAACTGGCGTGGCGGGGCACTGATAAAAGTCCTGGCCTGGTATACCTCTCAGAAGTGTTCCAGGCGCGATCATGTGTCAAAGAACAATCGCAAATCGCAGAGCCTCTTTGTGTGTGAGGCCTGCGGTCTTGAGATGAATGCGGATCACAACTTCCTTCGATCAACGGCTGGTTGTGCGGTTTAACTGGCAGCGTACGTAAATACCCAAATCACGGCCAAAGCGTTGACCAGGGCGTGTATAAGCACTCCCGGCCAGATGGAACCACTTTTTTGGTACAAATAGGCAAAGATCAGACCGAGAATGAAGATCGGCGGCACGGCCAGAAGACGCAGATGCAGCAGGGCAAAGAGGCCGGAGCTTATGAGCATGGCCTTGGTCCAGGCAAAGCGCTTTTTCAGCCCGGCGAAAAGAAATCCCCGGAAGAAGATCTTCTCCACCAGAGGGGCGATGGTCACCGCGGCAAAGACGAACACGCCCGGAGAGGGGGTTTGGGTTAGAATATGTTTCAGCTCCGGCTGTACTTCCAGATTGTAGCTGGAGAGAACGGTCTCGTACAGGGCGTTGATCCACATGGCCGGCAGCAAGAGGGCTGCGCCCAGTCCCAGATATCTCATCTTGAACCCAGTCAGCCCTAAATGATGCCGCCCGGCGTTGTATTTTTTGCGGGTAAACCACCAGACCGGAACAAGAAGGGCCAGCTCGAGCATGCTGACCATTAGGCCGGGCGAGAGATCCACATCCAGCAGATGGAGCAGGGTAACCGCAACATAGGCCAGAGCAAGCCAGATGCCGAGGCAGGCTGCTCCCAGCCATGCATCCCGGACAGTCCAGGGTACCCCAGGGGAACGAGCGGAAAATTAGGGACAGGAGGAATATGCAAATCATGGCATGCACAGCAGTGATGCTTCGCGATCCTTTGAGGATCACAGTCTTGATTTTTTGAATCCGTCAGTGGGTGTGGGCGGCTGGGTATGCATGCAGGTTCTAACGGCGGGCTACATTATGTGAATAGACCCGGCACGAAAGACGGCAGACGCACTGGGCCGAAACCAGCCTTGAATGGGGGGGGACAGCAAGATAGGGCGAAGGGAAGCCTGGATTCAGGTTAGGCGTTTGAGGGAATACGTCTGCTCTAAACCCTGAATCTTGTGCGGTCTGCGTTCTCGTTTGGGCTGGATGAGATCCCGAAAGTGCTCGAAACCCTGGCGGACGAACTCGCGGGAGCCGATGATCCCGGCCTCAGTGAAAAAGCGGGTACGCTGGATGAATCGCTCCACGCATTCGGGCAGCGGAACACCCTCCAGGACTTTCCCCTTTCCGGTATCTATCCCTCCGCGGGCGTAGACAAACTCCCGGTACAGGCGCAGTCGTTCTTTGGAACTGTCCACGTTGTATTCTTCCAGGCCCAGATTCCAGGAAAGAAAAGTGTCCTTTCGATGACTTCGGAACCGGTAACCCAGGGAGGACCACCGGTAGTCCTCAGGTTTATCTACCAGATTGGCCCGGATGGGGTTGAGATCAATATAGGCCAGGCAGTTGATGAGGGTCTCGCCCTTTTCCACGATCAGGCTTTTGAAACGTTCGGCCCAGAAGGTCCCTTTGCGGCCCCGCTTTTTGTTGTACACCCGAGTGAAGGTCTGCTTGATTTCTTTGACGTATTCGGACAGGGAGGTCCATTTCTGGCGATAGAAGGGGATTTGCCCAGGCATGAGGGTGTATTCATCACCATATCTTTGCTGAAAGCTCGCTTGGACTTCCTGGTCCGTAATTTCGTTCTCTGGGAGCATGGTCACCAGGAGATGAAAGTGGTTGCCCATGAGGCAGAAGCCCAGAACCTGACAGAAATAGACAGCAGAAAGATTCTGAATGATGCCCAGGAGCAAGCTTTTTTCCTGGTCGCCCAGGGGATAGCCGTCCAGGGCAGTACGGCTGATGACGTGATAGGTGGTCTGGCGATGGGTAAGGAGAAAGCGAGGCATACGAGCCATAAGGCACCTCCAGAGAGTTCGAATGACGGATACAGAGCAGGATAGACCAGTTGAAGATAAACATCAACATTTTTCTCCTGTCCCTTATATTCACTTACTGTCCCTTATATTCACTTATGTTCATGATGAGTGAGCAGGCCGTGGCCAGTCGCCCCCTGCGCGGGGGCGTGGATTGAAACCGAGCCTGCCCGCGCTGATGACTCATGTTCCATTACCTTTGTCGGCCTGGATCCACAATATTCCAAATGCAAAAAGGGGATAGACCGTTGCGGACTATCCCCTTTTTGCATTTCCTGACGAGAATGAACGGTTGGATTTTCTAGTCAGCTGAACTATGCAGGAATTCTAAAAGTGCCAGCGCAGGCCGGCCATGATTTGGCTGCCGCCTACGTCCAGATTGTTCGGGCCAAAATCTTCATTTAACGCCTGATTTACAATGTCAATTGTATCTTCGTCCACATCATCCACTTCCACCCATGAATGCCGATATTCAATAAAGACGCCCAGCGGGGCGTCGTATTGGTTAGGTCCAGGATTGGGTATTATATAAAACTCCATTCCGCCCAAGACGTGGCCGCCAAAGCCGAATTCCTCTTCATCTTCACTGTAATCTACTGCTATCCCGCGGATGTTACCTTCAAGATCGTAATCTCCTCTGGTGAAATATATATCTGGACCAGCTCCGGCATAGAGGTAAAAGTAGTCGCAAACCGGCAGGTATCCTTTGATTGTCGGCGAGAGATAGAAGTTTTCGATTTCTATCTCGGATGACAATCCGAATGGGTGGTAGGTCTCATCGGACTTGAAATATCCAATCCCCATCTCTATGCCAAAGCTTTGATTCAGTTTCCGTTCATAGGCCATCTCGAACATGAAGCTGGACATGTCGTCCTCGTCAATATCCCAGAAATCGAAAAAGTCATTGCTCTGGTACATATGGTATCCTGGCTTGATGGCAAAGGCGTTCATCTTTTGCAGATGACCGGCATTGTCTTGAGCCCAGGACGCTACCGGGAGTAAAAGTAGAGCAAATACAACACTAAGTATACGCATGTATCCTCCTTTTTGCAATAGAATTAGAACGTTATAGGGTGAGGCACACATGCCATTGGATTAAGCGAAAGTCAATATTATGACATGGCGGAAGGGAGGGTTGGGTGACAAATTTTAACTATAGCTGTCTGTATTTATTCATGATACTTGTTTTTTAAGTGCTCATGCAAACAGGGATGCCCTTCTTGACTTGGCCCCGTGCTGGACAGGCTGGTGTGCGCCGCACCAGCGGGGATAGTCCCCTTTGAGCCACCTGATCCATGTGTCAAGCAGGGTCTGCCC
This window contains:
- a CDS encoding CPBP family intramembrane glutamic endopeptidase, which produces MVSMLELALLVPVWWFTRKKYNAGRHHLGLTGFKMRYLGLGAALLLPAMWINALYETVLSSYNLEVQPELKHILTQTPSPGVFVFAAVTIAPLVEKIFFRGFLFAGLKKRFAWTKAMLISSGLFALLHLRLLAVPPIFILGLIFAYLYQKSGSIWPGVLIHALVNALAVIWVFTYAAS
- a CDS encoding outer membrane protein, whose product is MRILSVVFALLLLPVASWAQDNAGHLQKMNAFAIKPGYHMYQSNDFFDFWDIDEDDMSSFMFEMAYERKLNQSFGIEMGIGYFKSDETYHPFGLSSEIEIENFYLSPTIKGYLPVCDYFYLYAGAGPDIYFTRGDYDLEGNIRGIAVDYSEDEEEFGFGGHVLGGMEFYIIPNPGPNQYDAPLGVFIEYRHSWVEVDDVDEDTIDIVNQALNEDFGPNNLDVGGSQIMAGLRWHF
- a CDS encoding molybdopterin-containing oxidoreductase family protein: MDRRKFIKASLQMAAATGIFPVLSYAESWRLAPNEKQTKKYVTGCMWCQNGCSMIAHIKNGRLVHLTGNPEDPVTKGKICIKPFGSMELLNSPNRMLQPLKRTSGYGPSAQFSKISWEQALDEIAEKLISIRKEFGGESLGIWASGRSASDGRKLNSAFAKLYGTPNYEKTGPFCNYSGKPAGISVVGTRNTAWTYSDDDFFNADLYIFVGSNFAATRPVAYSHLKQRKDLRKCTICVIDPRKSKTAEEADLWLPIKPGSDLALALCMIHTIISEDLVDYEFINAHTIGFETLKTEIMEGEYTLAWGAKVTGLEKESIRKLASTYAKTRKAIIIGNAGLSHHTNAVQTHRAFYHLAAITGHYGEKSMGYACLNNGGISTGSLALPKEKIPEQKMELCKNPVGWLDSIENPNYPYRLQALISTGSPLTQWPDQAKLRRLMPKLKLSVYNGLTRNINAHYFDYILPAATWIEAGGLAPVSDDSRFVWVPKLIEAPGMAKPDRWWWVELAKRMGWGDIFTDTLKDPVELQNLAGGAKGYTVEHFTAKKDNSLRAPIKIVNKTVKERDTLFLDKRFATNSKKIELWTQELEDKLSSYGLSAVPRYYTDPDIARPGEPTIKYDTAKLIPSAFQKNKTYTNRVELIKKDRSKDQYSFYLITGRPSSAIMGHTSHWIKTLDKECPDQFCAIHTDSAKKLGIKDKDMLNVRSVFGEIRAKAMVTSYIREDTIFIPYSFGRYSPYHAWQSVNFLTSAQARCPVSGQVAFKGMTAAVKKA
- a CDS encoding zinc ribbon domain-containing protein — its product is MSSPTRPSRARHEYSFWILVLYELDYKLNWRGGALIKVLAWYTSQKCSRRDHVSKNNRKSQSLFVCEACGLEMNADHNFLRSTAGCAV
- a CDS encoding transposase; translated protein: MARMPRFLLTHRQTTYHVISRTALDGYPLGDQEKSLLLGIIQNLSAVYFCQVLGFCLMGNHFHLLVTMLPENEITDQEVQASFQQRYGDEYTLMPGQIPFYRQKWTSLSEYVKEIKQTFTRVYNKKRGRKGTFWAERFKSLIVEKGETLINCLAYIDLNPIRANLVDKPEDYRWSSLGYRFRSHRKDTFLSWNLGLEEYNVDSSKERLRLYREFVYARGGIDTGKGKVLEGVPLPECVERFIQRTRFFTEAGIIGSREFVRQGFEHFRDLIQPKRERRPHKIQGLEQTYSLKRLT
- a CDS encoding transglutaminase-like domain-containing protein, producing MKKTIFIITMIAVICIMGSYSWAKSAQGTISMDFDLSGHCTNEVVKLWIPYPISNESQTITKVQVSGNYKTSAVYTDNKFQTPMLFAKWEKGASSRILHFSFHVSRKEVIKNNFPNNEAACSVADHSKYLAPSTWGHCKGDVKKLAEKITNGKKSVLAKAKAIYDWTCENTYRDPKTRGCGSGNVCELLKDPGGKCVDISSVFVALARAAGVPAREVFGIRLGKKPVVDITGWQHCWAEFFLPGYGWVPVDPADVRKMMLKHDLKLGDAKTNEYRSYFWGGVDPYRVKLAQGRDLILNPSQKGGKINYLMYPFAQVGNKTLDWLDPDTFKYTITYKQN